Proteins encoded together in one bacterium window:
- a CDS encoding class I SAM-dependent methyltransferase produces MPTRIRKQVQRSFLRDDKHWFAHYKPFVDSGKILKVGYGLGYVTQLVKSVNPHVVSTDIMRHPDSLDDPDVVYVDGEELPFPDRSFDVVICSMTVHHTRRPTRMMGEMVRVARKHVILIDTVARQPIAYAAMVWACYRANQHAGQFSTVLPWNYLTPRKVQRWVGQYGLVEELHHREPRECGYEAHLWVWRVSDKI; encoded by the coding sequence ATGCCTACGCGCATTCGCAAGCAGGTTCAGCGGTCTTTTTTGAGAGATGATAAGCATTGGTTTGCGCACTATAAGCCTTTTGTAGATTCTGGGAAGATACTGAAGGTTGGCTATGGACTTGGCTACGTGACGCAGCTTGTGAAAAGCGTGAATCCGCATGTGGTTAGCACCGACATTATGCGACACCCAGACTCACTAGATGATCCGGATGTGGTTTATGTAGATGGTGAAGAATTACCGTTTCCAGATCGGAGCTTTGATGTAGTGATCTGCAGTATGACGGTCCATCACACTCGTCGGCCGACAAGGATGATGGGTGAGATGGTGCGTGTGGCACGCAAGCATGTTATTCTGATCGACACCGTGGCGCGTCAGCCGATCGCTTACGCAGCGATGGTTTGGGCCTGCTATCGTGCTAATCAACATGCCGGCCAATTTTCAACTGTGTTGCCATGGAATTATCTCACTCCGAGAAAGGTGCAACGTTGGGTAGGGCAGTATGGGCTCGTTGAAGAGCTGCATCATCGCGAGCCCCGAGAGTGCGGCTACGAAGCACACCTGTGGGTATGGCGCGTTTCAGATAAGATTTGA